CTGACCGTTCCGGACCCACGGACTTCATCGAAACTGTCTCGTCCTGAATCGTTTGCTTCGTAGATCAGCGGCCTCTCTCAAAGAGAAGTCGTGTTAGGTGCTGATAGATGCAAAAACGGGACCTAGATCGGTTCGCTGTGTCGCGTCACAGACGCGGATGAAGCCGTCGGAGCGGACGAATACGTTCCAAGGATCTACCTGAAAACTGAGAACAGTGTCTCCGTCTGTGGTTCTGTCATGGGGATCAAACAGAGCGTTGAGTGCAGCCGGGTCAACATGCTCACTTATCGGCGGGAGATCGACTGGATCGATATCAGCAGCATCCGCCAGCGCCGTAACAATGGCCTGTACCGGAGAGTGATTATTTTCAGTCTCGTACTCCACGTCAACGACTGGCACTCACCCTCGATAGACGGTTAGTTCCCAGTGTCTCCCATACAATCTCGACAGTACTACGACATAAAAAACCGACGTAAAATACGAAATGTTGCCTCTGTTGAAATACTATTAGTTCGACACATATCCCCTGAAACAGCCGTTCGGTAGAACTGCGATCTGTGAGTCGTATTTTCTGGTCGTCGTCACGTACAGATCGAGGATAGCATTCGCTCTTGTGTCTACGAGGAGCGTGACTTTCAACTGTTGACTCGTCAACTTCGTTCGCTTCGTATAGTGTTTCGAGGCGTGACTCCGGTCGAACCCGGAGGCGTCAATCCCGACGACACCGTTGGTCGGAAGGAGTGTGACCGAGAGGTTGAGCAGGACGCGCCATACGGTCATATCGAGGCGATTGAACGCCTTACACAATGTCGAGGGTGAGGGAGTTCCGTCAGATCGACGGCGCTCCGAATACGGGGCATCTCGATAAGTTCGTCAAGAAGCGTCCGGTACGTCGTATTCTTCCGTATCTTGAGACAGAGCAAGACGATGTGTTGATGAAGTGTGTACCGGCGTTTCGAGAACTTCGACGAGTAGTGGGCAACAGCTCGCCGAGCCAAGTGATACGCCTGCTCAACGAACCGAAGCAACTGTGACTTTGGGAGGGCCTGCATCCGGTCAGACTACCGGACGAACCTGTAACTATCCGAGGATTTGAACAGAGCCGTACGGCGGTAGATTTATTTCTACACCAAATTGACAGATTGTATGGGTTCGGGACAAGTGACTGCAATTGGGCTGGTGATCCTCGTTTTGCTCTCCGGCTGTTCTGGATTCGTCGGAATGGACCAAACTGAACCAACCCAGTCAGTGTCGACTGGAGTGGACGATGGGCCGACTGAGGAATCAGCAGCCGAGAC
This DNA window, taken from Haloarcula ordinaria, encodes the following:
- a CDS encoding HalOD1 output domain-containing protein, which encodes MEYETENNHSPVQAIVTALADAADIDPVDLPPISEHVDPAALNALFDPHDRTTDGDTVLSFQVDPWNVFVRSDGFIRVCDATQRTDLGPVFASIST